In the Pan paniscus chromosome 19, NHGRI_mPanPan1-v2.0_pri, whole genome shotgun sequence genome, CCCCCCACCCCAGAAAAAATGCCAGGACTTTGCCCTCATtgcaataaaggaaataactgggCTAGTCAATGCCACTCAAAATTTCATCAGAATGGCACCCCCCTGTCGGGAAATGAGAAGGGGGCCTGGACCCGGGCCCTACAAACAATGGAGGCATTCCCTGTCCAGCCCACAGCCCCATCTCAGGGATAGGTTCCCGGAGGCACATTGATTCCCTCTCCCCAGGAACACCTGGAAGCTCAGGATTCGATCTCCCAGTCAGAGAACGGGTAACGTTAGTGGGAGGAGACAAACCCACCAAGATTCCCACTGGTATTTGGGGACCTTTGCCAACAGGATATATGTGATTAATTTTGGGTAAAGCTGTCTTAATTTACAGAGCATTACCTTAGTCCCAGGAGTTATTGATTCTGATTatgaaggagaaattcaagtagGGGTAATGTCACAAGGTCTTTGGGTTTTTGAACCGGGAGAATATATTGCTCAGCTACTGCTTATTCCCTGCCAGTTACACCCTTCTTTAcggaggttgggagttcaagaccagcctgaccaacatggggaaaccctgtctctactaaaaatacaaaattagctgggcatggtggtgcatgcctgtaatcccagctacttgggaggctaaggcaagagaatctctggaacccgggaggtggaggttgtggcgagccgagatcgtgccattgcactccagcccgggcaacaagagcgaaactccatctcaaaaaaaagaattgatattATCCTGTCCTGAACTCACCAAAGGGCCATCtgagcctgaaattttctttgtgaGAAGATGGCAAATGACAAATTCTATTTCATTAAAAGATATAGAGCTATTCcagttatctatttcttcttgtgacTGGTAGTTTGTGCCTTTcaaggatgtttttccatttcatttaacttGTTGAATATATTGGCATAAAAGTTGTTTACAACACATATTCCCTTATTATTCTTTTAGTAGCTATAAAATCTGTTGTAATGTTACCTCTCTCATTTCTGATGTTAGTAATTTAtatcttctctcttgtttttcctGATCAGTCTAGGTAGAGGTTTAACAGTGTTTCTGATGTTTTCACAGAAAACGTATCTCATATCATTGATTTTTCCCTATTACTTTTGTTTctgatttcattaatttttcattGTGGTCTTAATATTATCTGTGTTCTGGTGTTTGCTTTGAGTTTACTTTGATCTTTTTTTCCCTAGTTTCTTGAGCTAAGGCCATTGACTTGAGGCCCTTCTCCTTTTCTGACACAGGGACTTAGTGCTATAAAGAAGTTCCAAGAAGGCACTGGCAGGGATTGGGGTCTCTGGTTACCAGGGAAGGCGGTCCCTTTGGCCTGTGGGCTGAAACTGGAACCATCACCCTGTCATCTGTGGGCAACAGACTCAGGCACTGAGCTGTgcggagaaaaaaaaatgtgcctaGAAAGACCTAATCCCATCCTGGAGGGAGCCCTGGGAGCCATGGGGTCATTGAAGAGATCCCCTCAATCCCAAGCGGTCCTTCAGGGTCCTATGAGACCTGTCTTAGTCTACTTTTTCTTGCTTATAATAGAATATCTGGAATTGAGTCATTTATAAGGAAAAGGAATttgtttcttacagttatggaggctaagaTGTCCGAGGTTGAGGAGCCACATCTTGTGAGGGCCTTCCTGATGGCagggactctctgcagagtcccaggGTGGCTCCAGGCACCTCGTGGTGGCGGAACTGAGTGTGCTAGGTCAGGTCTGTCTGccttttcttataaagccaccagttccattcccatgataacccattcaTCCTTTAATCCACGAAcggattaattcattcatgggaactctgcccccatgacccagtcaccttTTAAAGGCCTCttctctcaatactgccacactggggattaagtttcaacacgaGTTTtggagggacaaatattcaaaccatagcaagacCTCAGGACTCAGCCACCCTCTGTCACAGGTCACTCTGAGTGACAGTTAATTTACTCAAGTGGGACCTCAGGGACCAGGACAGAGCAGGACCTGAGagacacacacgtatatacgCTCCCTCTTACCTGGGTTAATGGTCACTTGAACTTTGACCCCAAGATCAATTCCAGGTCTCTCAGTCCCACACCAATAACTGTCAGCATCATCTCTTTTGAGATTCTCCATGGTCACGGTGAACATGTGGTTTTTCTGATTGTCCCTGATGGACACTCGATTCTTCTTTACCTCCTGCTCTGATCCATTTGTTTTAACAAGGATGTTACAGTAATTCCAATCAGCTCCTTGACACCACCACTTCAAGTAGGTCTCCCAGCCTGAGCCGTAAGCACACTGCACAGTCAATGAGCCCCGCTCCGAGCCATTCACTGTTGTTGGACCAGTGATTTTAGCGGCAATGGAGTAACCTGGAAAACGCAAATTCATGTGTCGTCACCTCCCACCCCAAGCGCAGGGCCACAGCCTCGTGCATTGGGAGCAGCGGCCAAATCCAACTGCCTTATAACAGTCAAGGAAGCAATACATTTTCCTCAAGACAAATCTTTGTCCTTCAAAATTCCACTGGGTCAAAGTCACCAGGAAAATCACTGAAGAGCACAACTGCAGATCCCCAAAGAAACACAAATGTTGGCATTGAGCAATAATAGCTTCCTGCAGTtcacccctctccctctccctatgGCCAACAAATCTTTATATTCCAAGGAATGCTCTTTGGCCACCATCTTTGTATTATACTGGTCTGATGGGGAGGAAATGGCAGAAGGCCCTTTTCCAGAAGAATGATTGCTGCCTTGATGCTTGGCTGTTCCTAGTGGTTCTAATGGTTTCTGGTGGCTCTGCTGTAGTTAATCACCCTCAATGAATCCCTTTGAAATCAACCAAATAGTGATGCCAACTGGTCTCTATCTGCTATGGGATCCACATCACACAGATCTCCATTTCACCATACATTGTTATAAATTCCACTTCCAAAATTCCTAGGAAAAGCTAACTTTTAAGATAAACACAAGTAAAGGTTAGGTATAAACAGAGCAGCACCCATTCCACACCCTTCTGCATCTTATAAGTTCTTCTCTAAACATAATGGACATGATTCAAGTCAGTTAAAGGGTGAGGAACGGGCATACCTAATTAGCTCCACTTTTCAAACAATTTGCTCCAGGACAAGACTAGTCTCCATGAACTTGTCAGCCTAATCTTTCACTTGAAAACAATTCAAAACAGTGGAAATACCTTAAGTGAGAGCTTTGCCAGATATTCTTTAAATTCAACTGACCTAAAGGGAGACCCATCTAAAGAAACGATTGATTTTGATGATTTATGCACTGGCAATAAACCATAGCTGTGATTACTGCAGCATAAACTTGAGATGGAACTAGAAGCACATTGGAGCACTTGAAGAAGCCCTCGGGGCAATTCCTGTGGCAGGAGAGAGGTCGTCTCTGAAACGCCAAGAGACACCCAAGGTCGTGGGTAAGAGCTCAGGCTGTGCCAGAgtgcttgggtttgaatcctggctctaccactgaTAAGTTTTGTGAACCTGGGCAAATTAACCTCtctgtgtgatatggtttggctgtgtcctcacccaaatctcatcttgaattgtagctcccataatttccacatgttgtgggggGCACCAGgtgggagttaattgaatcatggggcggtttcccccacattgttctcgtggtagtgaataagtctcatgagagttGATGGTTTTATAACGGGAAAcctctttcacttggctctcattctctctcttgcctgctgccatataagacatgcctttcagcttccaccatgattgtgaggcctccccagtcatgtggaactgtgagtccattaaacctctttttctgtgtaatttactcagtctcgggtatgtctttatcagcagcgtgaaaatggactaatacactgtgccttagttttctaTAAGTGGGAATAGTAATGGCATCTACCTCTATGTTACTATATtatgtttgttattattattattattacccctGGATGAGTGAAAACTTTAGACTTCATCGGAAT is a window encoding:
- the CD300LD gene encoding CMRF35-like molecule 5, with protein sequence MWLSPALLLLILPGYSIAAKITGPTTVNGSERGSLTVQCAYGSGWETYLKWWCQGADWNYCNILVKTNGSEQEVKKNRVSIRDNQKNHMFTVTMENLKRDDADSYWCGTERPGIDLGVKVQVTINPGTQTAVPEWTTTTTSLAFTAAATQRTSSPLTRSPLKSTHFLFLFLLELPLLLSMLGTVLWVNRPQRRS